The segment gttactactactactactagccaTCTGATGATCGTCAAGATTCGTGCAGCACTCAAGCACCGGGTCCGTGGGCCTGAGcctggccccacatgtcagcgtatTCAATTAACCCAACAAAGAACCCCAAACCcttcgtctcctctcctctctcttcccccaaCCCCCTCctctcaccggcggcggcggcgcgttctCCCGGATGGCTCTCATCGCCGGCTCATACGAGCGCTTCATCTGGGGCTTCTCCCTCAAAACCctaacctcctcctcctcctcctcctccgaaaccctagccctcgCTCCGCTCTTCTCCTACCCGGCCCACGCGGGGCCCatccgctgcgccgccgcggcgccgcgcgcggggcTCGCGGCGTCGGGCGGCTCCGACGACACCGTCCGCCTCTacgacctccccgccgccgccgacctcggccCGCTCCTCGACCCCGCCGCGCCGGTCTCCGCCCTCGCCATCCACTCCCTCGGCCCCGTCCCGCgcaacctcctcgccgcctccgacgacggcctcctccacctctacgacgccggcgaggggTTCCCGCTCCTCGCCTCGCTCCGCGTCTTCCCGCGCCACCGCGAGCccgccgacgccctcgccgTGCACCCCACGGGCCGGGtcgcgctcgccgtcggccgctCGGGGGGACTCGCCATGCTCAACCTcgtccgcggccgccgcagctTCTCCTGCCGCCTCGAGCGCCCGGCCACGGCGATCTCCTACGCCGaggatggcgccggcggcgaccggttcGTGATGGCCGCCGAGGAGAAGGTGACCGTGCACGATTCCGAGGATGCGAGGATCATCCATGAGATCGATTGCGGCAAAAGGGTGCTCGCCTTCGCGCCTGCAAAGGTATCCATTCACCACCGATAGTTGCTTATGAGTTGTGGTTGCTAAATGGTTAGGCATAAATGCTAGTAGTTTACAGTGCAGGTGCTGAGTAATTGATGAAATTTGTCATATTGTTCAATGCGTCGGCTTTTGGTTGATTATATTGTTACCGGTATTGTGGTGAATTAGCTATCATTTAGAGCTCCATGCTATGGTTTTAGCTATCTGGAGCTGACCATTTCACTTTATGCATGTGGATTGAGGTTAATATTTGGATACTATATGTCATAACACTTAAGGCCATCGCCTTTGCCTTTCCACTATAGATCTTATAGAAAcactaaggctgcgttcgttctAGATACATTGAGTTAGAAAGTACAtcgttttccacgtgcacgcttcccaaactactaaacgatgcgttttttgcaaaaattttctataggaaagttgttttaaaaaatcatattaatccatttttgaaatttaaaatagtttatactcaattaatcatgcgctaatggtttacctcgttttacgtatcttcccaatcttctcaatctcctatccctcaaacacaccctaagtgaATATATTGTGTTGCCTTTTGTATACTGCTCACTTGTTTATGATTTAATTTGTTAGAAGGGAATACTTTACACTGGAGGAGAGGAACGCGGTATTACTGCTTGGGATCTTTCCAGTGGCAAGGTTACATCACGCATTGAGGATGCTCATTCAACTCGTGTGAAAGGGATTGTTATATTCGACGACAAGAACGATGGATCTGAACTGTGCAACCTAATTGCTTCTGCCTCATCAGATGGTATAATAAGGATCTGGGATGCTCGGATGATTGCAAAAGAGAAGCCTACTCCATTAGCAGAGGCTAAGACAAAAGCAAGGCTGACTTGTCTTGCGGGATCATCATTGAATTGTAAGTCCACAGAATACTACATCCTGTCATAGTGTCATCTATCAATGTCCAATGGAGGCTAACATTGCTTATTGCTATTGACTGAAAAGAACTAACCATGATGGTTATACATGCTTTTTCCTCAGTCAATGATTTAATTAAATTGACATTTTGTTGAATTAAATCAATCTATTTGGAGTGCATCTTGTAGCCATACATCAaatgtcttctttttttatgaGATGGATGGGCAACCGTCTTCTGAAGTTctgat is part of the Oryza glaberrima chromosome 12, OglaRS2, whole genome shotgun sequence genome and harbors:
- the LOC127757463 gene encoding uncharacterized protein LOC127757463, translating into MALIAGSYERFIWGFSLKTLTSSSSSSSETLALAPLFSYPAHAGPIRCAAAAPRAGLAASGGSDDTVRLYDLPAAADLGPLLDPAAPVSALAIHSLGPVPRNLLAASDDGLLHLYDAGEGFPLLASLRVFPRHREPADALAVHPTGRVALAVGRSGGLAMLNLVRGRRSFSCRLERPATAISYAEDGAGGDRFVMAAEEKVTVHDSEDARIIHEIDCGKRVLAFAPAKKGILYTGGEERGITAWDLSSGKVTSRIEDAHSTRVKGIVIFDDKNDGSELCNLIASASSDGIIRIWDARMIAKEKPTPLAEAKTKARLTCLAGSSLN